In the Elioraea tepida genome, one interval contains:
- a CDS encoding ABC transporter substrate-binding protein, producing the protein MMFRKTLLAAAALVAALAASPAPAQTLRIGLAEDPDILDPTLARTFVGRIVFASLCDKLFDIDKDLRIVPQLATGFTWDDPKTLTLTIRQGVKFHDGETMDAEAVRYSLTRHLTMQGSFRRGEINSMESVEVVNPTTVRIRLKEPFAPFLAQLTDRAGMIVSPKAAEAAGPQFGTRPVCAGPFRFVERVAQDRIVVERFPDYWDAGRIHLQRIVYQPIPDSTVRLANLQAGSLELIERVSPNDVPAVQRNARLRLSMSDELGYQGITINVGNGPRAQTPLGQNAKVRQAFDLAIDRATIIQVVYNGMFTPTAQAVPPSSPFHVRSLTPPTRDVARARALLREAGVQTPVRIVLTVPNAPDARQVGEVIQAMAAEAGFEISINAMEFASSLQAAARGDFEAYYIGWSGRTDPDGNLWSFIHSRGPQNDGRYSNAEVDRLLDAARVESDPEKRIALYEQMYRIAVVEDRSRLYLWHRKNIVAHTARLSGFVAVPDGLIRVRDLRLAN; encoded by the coding sequence ATGATGTTCCGCAAGACGCTTCTCGCCGCCGCGGCCCTCGTCGCCGCTCTCGCCGCGTCGCCCGCGCCAGCGCAGACCCTGCGCATCGGGCTTGCCGAGGACCCCGACATCCTCGACCCCACGCTCGCGCGCACCTTCGTCGGGCGGATCGTGTTCGCCTCGCTCTGCGACAAGCTGTTCGACATCGACAAGGACCTCAGGATCGTCCCGCAGCTCGCCACCGGCTTCACCTGGGACGACCCGAAGACGCTCACGCTCACGATCCGCCAGGGCGTGAAGTTCCACGACGGCGAGACGATGGACGCCGAAGCGGTGCGCTATTCGCTCACCCGGCACCTGACCATGCAGGGAAGCTTCCGCCGCGGCGAGATCAACTCGATGGAGAGCGTCGAGGTGGTCAACCCGACCACGGTGCGGATCAGGCTCAAGGAGCCCTTCGCGCCCTTCCTCGCGCAGCTGACCGACCGCGCCGGCATGATCGTGAGCCCGAAGGCGGCGGAGGCGGCGGGGCCGCAGTTCGGCACGCGGCCGGTCTGCGCCGGCCCGTTCCGCTTCGTCGAGCGTGTGGCGCAGGACCGGATTGTGGTCGAGCGCTTCCCCGACTACTGGGACGCCGGCCGGATCCACCTCCAGCGCATCGTCTACCAGCCGATCCCCGACAGCACGGTGCGGCTCGCCAACCTCCAGGCCGGCTCGCTCGAACTGATCGAGCGCGTCAGCCCCAATGACGTTCCGGCCGTGCAGCGGAATGCCCGCCTCCGCCTTTCGATGTCCGACGAGCTCGGCTACCAGGGCATCACGATCAATGTCGGCAACGGGCCGCGGGCGCAGACGCCGCTCGGCCAGAACGCCAAGGTCCGCCAGGCCTTCGATCTTGCGATCGACCGCGCGACGATCATCCAGGTCGTCTACAACGGCATGTTCACGCCGACAGCCCAAGCCGTGCCGCCCTCCTCGCCCTTCCACGTGCGGTCGCTCACGCCGCCGACCCGTGACGTCGCGCGCGCCCGCGCTCTGCTCCGCGAGGCCGGGGTGCAGACGCCGGTTCGGATCGTGCTGACGGTTCCGAACGCTCCCGATGCGCGGCAGGTGGGGGAGGTGATCCAGGCGATGGCGGCGGAAGCCGGCTTCGAGATCTCGATCAACGCGATGGAGTTCGCCTCCTCGCTCCAGGCGGCCGCCCGCGGCGACTTCGAGGCCTACTACATCGGCTGGTCCGGCCGCACCGACCCCGACGGCAATCTCTGGAGCTTCATCCACTCGCGCGGGCCGCAGAACGACGGCAGGTACAGCAACGCCGAGGTCGACCGCCTGCTCGACGCCGCCCGGGTCGAGAGCGACCCCGAGAAGCGCATCGCCCTCTACGAGCAGATGTACCGGATCGCCGTGGTTGAGGACCGCTCACGCCTCTATCTCTGGCACCGCAAGAACATCGTCGCGCACACGGCGCGGCTTTCGGGCTTCGTCGCCGTGCCCGACGGGCTGATCCGGGTGCGGGACCTGAGGCTCGCCAACTAG
- a CDS encoding ABC transporter permease yields the protein MLGFLARRVGQTIPTLLFVSVLIFGLQQLMPGDPALVLAGEERGDPAVLAQIRAELNLDKPLPVQYALWLQGVLTGDLGYSWRIREPIAAVIAQKLPVTLQLGLMAFVIALLIGIPMGILSAVRKDTPLDWSANAVGLAGLSLPNFWLGIMLILLFSVELGWLPPSGYVPLSEDWRQSLATTIMPAFVLGSGIAAVFMRHMRSAMLQALAEDYVRTARAKGLAERVVVLKHALRNALVPVVTLGALELGTLLSGAVLTEQVFSIPGFGKLIVDAVFNRDYPVVQGVVLVTAVLYVLLNLVADVLYVLINPRLRHA from the coding sequence GTGCTCGGCTTCCTCGCGCGCAGGGTGGGGCAGACCATCCCCACCCTTCTCTTCGTCTCCGTCCTGATCTTCGGGCTGCAGCAGCTGATGCCCGGAGATCCTGCCCTCGTCCTCGCCGGGGAGGAGCGCGGCGACCCTGCGGTCCTCGCCCAGATCCGCGCCGAGCTCAATCTCGACAAGCCGCTTCCCGTACAATACGCGCTCTGGCTCCAGGGCGTGCTCACGGGCGATCTCGGCTACTCGTGGCGTATCCGCGAGCCGATCGCCGCCGTGATCGCGCAGAAACTGCCCGTGACGCTTCAGCTCGGGCTGATGGCATTCGTGATCGCCCTTCTGATCGGCATTCCAATGGGCATCCTCTCGGCGGTGCGGAAGGACACGCCGCTTGACTGGAGCGCGAACGCGGTCGGGCTCGCGGGCCTTTCCCTGCCGAACTTCTGGCTCGGCATCATGCTGATCCTCCTGTTCTCGGTGGAGCTCGGCTGGCTGCCGCCCTCAGGCTATGTGCCGCTCTCGGAGGACTGGCGGCAGAGCCTCGCCACCACGATCATGCCCGCCTTCGTTCTCGGCTCCGGGATCGCAGCGGTGTTCATGCGCCACATGCGCTCGGCGATGCTGCAGGCCTTGGCGGAGGACTATGTGCGCACCGCCCGCGCCAAGGGGTTGGCGGAGCGTGTCGTCGTGCTCAAGCACGCGCTTCGTAACGCGCTCGTGCCTGTGGTGACGCTCGGCGCGCTCGAGCTCGGCACGCTGCTGTCCGGCGCGGTTCTCACCGAGCAGGTGTTCAGCATCCCGGGCTTCGGCAAGCTGATCGTCGATGCCGTATTCAATCGCGACTATCCGGTCGTGCAGGGCGTGGTGCTCGTCACCGCGGTCCTCTACGTGCTGCTCAACCTCGTCGCCGATGTGCTCTACGTTCTGATCAACCCTCGGCTGAGGCATGCCTGA
- a CDS encoding ABC transporter permease gives MPDAAVMPPRLATLRGESPARRALRRLVRHRAAMVGLVVVVVFVAVAVFAPLVSPYDPARTNWASIRRPPSSSFWFGTDENGRDILSRIIWGARASLLAGVISVGIALAVGVPIGLAAGFLGGWVDALISRLADAMLACPFLILAIALAAFLGPSLENAMIAIGVSAAPIFIRLARGATLAAKVEDYVEAARGLGNPRWRIALRHILPNIVPPLLVQATLTIASAIIAEASLSFLGLGQQPPAPSWGSMLNTAQRFIEQAPWMAIFPGLSIFVVVLGFNLLGDGLRDALDPRQR, from the coding sequence ATGCCTGACGCAGCGGTGATGCCCCCTCGCCTCGCCACGCTGCGCGGCGAGAGCCCGGCGCGGCGCGCGTTGCGGCGCCTCGTCCGCCACCGCGCCGCGATGGTCGGGCTTGTGGTGGTGGTCGTCTTCGTCGCTGTCGCGGTGTTCGCCCCGCTCGTTTCGCCCTATGACCCCGCGCGCACCAACTGGGCGTCGATCCGCCGGCCGCCGTCGTCCTCGTTCTGGTTCGGCACCGACGAGAACGGCCGTGACATCCTCTCGCGGATCATCTGGGGAGCGCGGGCGAGCCTGCTCGCTGGCGTGATCTCGGTCGGGATCGCGCTCGCCGTCGGGGTGCCGATCGGGCTTGCCGCCGGCTTCCTCGGCGGCTGGGTCGATGCCCTGATCTCGCGGCTTGCGGATGCGATGCTCGCCTGCCCGTTTCTGATTCTTGCGATCGCGCTTGCGGCCTTCCTCGGCCCCTCGCTCGAGAACGCGATGATCGCGATCGGCGTCTCGGCGGCGCCGATCTTCATCCGGCTCGCTCGCGGCGCGACATTGGCCGCGAAGGTGGAGGATTATGTCGAGGCGGCGCGCGGCTTGGGCAATCCGCGCTGGCGGATCGCGCTTCGTCACATCCTGCCCAACATCGTCCCGCCCTTGCTCGTGCAGGCCACGCTCACGATCGCCTCAGCGATCATCGCCGAGGCTTCGCTTTCCTTCCTGGGCCTGGGCCAGCAGCCGCCGGCGCCCTCCTGGGGAAGCATGCTCAACACGGCGCAGCGCTTCATCGAGCAGGCGCCGTGGATGGCGATCTTCCCCGGGCTTTCGATCTTCGTCGTCGTGCTCGGGTTCAACCTGCTCGGGGACGGGCTGCGCGACGCGCTCGACCCGCGCCAGCGGTAA
- a CDS encoding c-type cytochrome yields the protein MSRLGVPMLAAAALLWQALPASAEDAAAGQRVFAQCRACHTVDKGGRNGVGPNLWGIVGSPAGKREGFRYSANMQELAQGGLVWTRENLDKYLENPKSLVPRGSMAFAGIRNPEQRANLIAYLETLK from the coding sequence ATGTCGCGACTCGGTGTTCCGATGCTGGCCGCAGCCGCGCTCCTTTGGCAGGCTCTGCCCGCGTCGGCGGAGGATGCGGCGGCCGGACAGCGCGTCTTCGCGCAGTGCCGCGCCTGCCACACGGTTGACAAGGGCGGCCGGAACGGCGTGGGGCCAAATCTCTGGGGCATCGTCGGCAGCCCCGCGGGCAAGCGCGAGGGCTTCCGCTACTCCGCGAACATGCAGGAACTTGCCCAGGGCGGGCTGGTGTGGACACGGGAGAACCTCGATAAGTATCTCGAGAACCCGAAATCGCTGGTCCCGCGCGGGTCGATGGCGTTTGCCGGCATCCGCAATCCTGAACAGCGCGCCAATCTCATCGCCTATCTCGAGACGCTGAAGTAG
- a CDS encoding glycine zipper family protein: protein MAVAIVALLGGCVTTQEQRIGAADPADQCRPFVVALDSSGNFFAEDIIKGAVIGASGGAILGGILGGNVRGAAIGAATGAIAGAAAG from the coding sequence TTGGCGGTCGCGATCGTCGCCCTGCTCGGCGGGTGCGTCACCACCCAGGAGCAGAGGATCGGCGCGGCCGACCCTGCCGACCAGTGCCGCCCCTTCGTGGTCGCGCTCGACAGCAGCGGCAATTTCTTCGCCGAGGACATCATCAAGGGAGCGGTCATCGGCGCGTCCGGCGGGGCGATCCTCGGCGGGATCCTCGGAGGGAACGTCCGCGGTGCGGCGATCGGGGCGGCGACCGGGGCGATCGCCGGCGCCGCCGCGGGCTAA
- a CDS encoding SH3 domain-containing protein: MLATRVQNDLSRENAEIDRSLQAFDALIDCRFAQAKQLRLDVAEKRLTLEQGRARMAQIRAWTERDIALARQINARIETRGAEFEAAAENLQPGTKSQIAAQKAAAPAARQAVTTRATPVRLRPDPAAPEIAQLAPRETVTVTGGRDGFALVETPSGMRGYAPADTLRIGTASVVTPRSVVSGGTDVQTLAATNVAKRDNFSQSVQVAERAAALGFELTS; encoded by the coding sequence GTGCTGGCCACACGGGTGCAGAACGACCTCTCCCGCGAGAACGCAGAGATCGATCGCTCCCTCCAGGCCTTCGACGCGCTGATAGACTGCCGCTTCGCCCAGGCCAAGCAGCTTCGCCTCGACGTGGCGGAGAAGCGTCTGACGCTCGAGCAAGGCCGCGCCCGGATGGCGCAGATCCGCGCCTGGACCGAGCGCGACATCGCTCTCGCCCGCCAGATCAACGCCCGGATCGAGACGCGCGGCGCCGAGTTCGAGGCGGCGGCGGAGAATCTTCAGCCCGGCACCAAGAGCCAGATCGCCGCGCAGAAAGCGGCCGCCCCTGCCGCCCGCCAGGCGGTCACGACACGGGCCACGCCGGTGCGCCTCCGCCCCGACCCGGCCGCGCCCGAGATCGCCCAGCTCGCGCCGCGCGAGACCGTCACCGTCACCGGCGGGCGTGACGGGTTCGCGCTGGTCGAGACGCCCTCTGGCATGCGCGGCTACGCACCCGCCGACACGCTGCGGATCGGCACGGCGAGCGTCGTCACCCCGCGTTCGGTCGTCTCGGGCGGGACGGACGTGCAGACCCTCGCCGCCACCAACGTCGCCAAGCGCGACAATTTCAGCCAGAGCGTGCAGGTGGCCGAACGGGCGGCCGCGTTGGGTTTCGAGCTGACCTCCTGA
- a CDS encoding WD40 repeat domain-containing protein codes for MRVEAGAHSAPVNRLAVDSAGTVLASASDDKTVRLWSLPSGELRGVLRVPIGEAQEGELDAVALSPDGRVAFAGGISGFAWDKTYAIYWFDTATQRMTGRLPNLPAQVNHLAVSADGTSRAAALGGQTGVRLWDAATGRAIAEDRAYRGPARMVVFAADGRFFTTAADGLVRAYAADGRKLAEAAPRERARPYGIAVSPDGTLVAVGYENVAAVDVLAANGLRRVFSPDVTGVPAAWLPAVAWASERRGGVQLLAAGFGPQRGIVLRWADFGLGPARDLAASPDSILHLLPLPQGGAAFAAADPGWGVVGPDGTLARAPRPPLSDAREARGGLAVSADGRTIEWPGAQGRLRFELDGRGLEQIAYGWKQPYA; via the coding sequence ATCCGCGTCGAGGCGGGTGCCCACTCCGCCCCGGTGAACCGCCTCGCGGTCGATTCGGCCGGCACCGTGCTCGCCTCCGCATCCGACGACAAGACCGTCCGGCTGTGGTCCCTGCCGTCCGGCGAGCTGCGCGGTGTGCTGCGTGTCCCGATCGGCGAGGCGCAGGAGGGGGAGCTCGACGCGGTTGCGCTCTCGCCGGACGGGCGCGTCGCCTTCGCCGGCGGCATCAGCGGCTTCGCCTGGGACAAGACCTACGCGATCTACTGGTTCGATACGGCCACGCAACGCATGACGGGGCGGCTGCCGAACCTGCCGGCGCAGGTGAACCATCTCGCCGTCTCGGCTGACGGGACGTCGCGTGCCGCGGCGCTCGGCGGTCAGACGGGGGTGCGGCTGTGGGATGCCGCGACTGGCCGGGCGATCGCCGAGGACAGGGCCTATCGCGGACCGGCGCGGATGGTCGTCTTCGCCGCCGATGGCCGCTTCTTCACCACCGCCGCCGACGGCCTGGTACGCGCCTACGCCGCCGATGGACGCAAGCTCGCCGAAGCGGCGCCGCGCGAGCGGGCGCGCCCCTACGGCATCGCCGTCTCCCCCGACGGCACGCTCGTCGCGGTTGGCTACGAGAATGTCGCGGCGGTCGATGTGCTCGCGGCGAACGGGCTGAGGCGCGTGTTCTCGCCCGACGTCACGGGCGTACCGGCGGCCTGGCTTCCGGCCGTCGCCTGGGCCTCCGAGCGGCGCGGGGGGGTGCAGCTGCTTGCCGCCGGGTTCGGGCCGCAGCGCGGCATCGTCCTCCGCTGGGCCGATTTCGGCCTCGGCCCGGCGCGCGACCTCGCCGCCTCGCCCGACTCGATCCTCCATCTCCTGCCGCTGCCCCAGGGCGGGGCAGCCTTTGCCGCTGCCGACCCAGGCTGGGGCGTGGTGGGCCCGGATGGCACGCTGGCCCGCGCGCCGCGCCCGCCGTTGTCGGACGCGCGCGAGGCACGCGGCGGTCTCGCCGTCTCGGCAGACGGGCGCACGATCGAGTGGCCCGGGGCGCAGGGGCGGCTTCGCTTCGAGCTCGACGGGCGTGGGCTAGAGCAGATCGCATACGGCTGGAAACAGCCGTATGCGTGA
- a CDS encoding caspase family protein has protein sequence MPASGAGVASSAVSAPGLSLADWRDSPAPKLNGQALALGRGEISRSAAIAGDRLLLGTDTHLRLFDRRGRQLPEAAVTGAAWALAVAPAASVAVAALGDGTLRWFDLDGERPLAERGALFVHADGARWALFTPEGFFDHAEGGGQHLVGVHLNRRAAEQPDWASFTQAYRALYAPAVVRARLAGDVTAARRRLAELGDRRAVIARQPRVTVTGLCVPDVSGECRALEAESSQPHGLSRVRIRLRLEDRGLGLGPVDVFRNGRNVGRVDPAGLAEIGIDVALDPGVNTLQARAWDQAVRLFAETPVLRLDARGVEDRAARLFIMAVGVDRYRNPQLALRFAAADATTVAQALRDGAVGLFASAEVTVLTDEAATREGILAALERLSREIGPQDTSLLYLAGHGVKTEPDERFLFLPQDVEDASSSEALRRQGLSDEVLVGALSRIRARNGFLFMDTCYAGQVAVDALASVGNETGRYLLTASTSVQEALDSYDDRNGVFAVAVRKALTGRAGRDERGIVSALALGEYVSRRVGVLAREKGHARDAVFRTAQRDLRSFPIARVSP, from the coding sequence GTGCCGGCAAGCGGAGCGGGAGTCGCCTCTTCGGCCGTCTCCGCGCCTGGGCTTTCGCTCGCGGATTGGCGCGACTCGCCCGCGCCGAAGCTCAACGGCCAGGCGCTCGCGCTCGGGCGGGGCGAGATCTCGCGCAGTGCGGCGATCGCGGGCGACCGCCTTCTTCTCGGCACCGACACCCATCTGCGGCTGTTCGACCGGCGTGGCCGGCAGCTCCCCGAGGCTGCGGTGACGGGCGCTGCCTGGGCGCTCGCCGTCGCCCCGGCCGCCTCTGTCGCCGTCGCAGCACTCGGCGACGGCACGCTCCGCTGGTTCGACCTTGACGGCGAGAGGCCGCTCGCCGAGCGCGGCGCCCTGTTCGTGCACGCCGACGGGGCGCGCTGGGCGCTGTTCACGCCCGAGGGGTTCTTCGACCACGCCGAGGGCGGCGGGCAGCATCTCGTGGGCGTTCACCTCAACCGGCGCGCCGCCGAGCAGCCGGACTGGGCCTCCTTCACCCAGGCCTATCGCGCGCTCTATGCGCCGGCGGTGGTGCGCGCGCGGCTTGCCGGCGACGTGACGGCGGCCCGGCGCCGCCTCGCCGAGCTCGGCGACCGTCGCGCCGTGATCGCGCGCCAGCCGCGCGTGACGGTCACCGGCCTCTGCGTCCCCGATGTCTCGGGCGAGTGTCGCGCGCTCGAGGCGGAGTCCTCGCAGCCGCACGGTCTCAGCCGGGTGCGGATCAGGCTCAGGCTCGAGGATCGGGGCTTGGGCCTCGGACCGGTCGACGTGTTCCGCAACGGGCGGAATGTCGGCCGGGTCGATCCGGCGGGCCTTGCCGAGATCGGCATCGACGTCGCTCTCGACCCGGGCGTGAACACGCTTCAGGCGCGCGCGTGGGACCAGGCCGTGCGCCTGTTCGCCGAGACGCCGGTGCTGCGCCTCGACGCCCGCGGGGTGGAGGACCGCGCGGCGCGGCTGTTCATCATGGCGGTGGGGGTGGACCGCTACCGCAACCCGCAGCTCGCCCTGCGCTTCGCCGCCGCCGACGCGACCACCGTGGCGCAGGCGCTGCGCGATGGCGCGGTCGGGCTGTTCGCCTCCGCCGAGGTGACGGTGCTCACCGACGAGGCGGCGACCCGGGAGGGGATCCTCGCCGCGCTCGAGCGGCTGTCGCGCGAGATCGGGCCGCAGGACACGTCCCTGCTCTATCTCGCCGGCCACGGCGTCAAGACCGAGCCGGACGAGCGTTTCCTGTTCCTGCCGCAGGATGTGGAGGACGCCTCCTCCTCGGAGGCGCTGCGCCGCCAGGGGCTGTCGGACGAGGTGCTCGTCGGCGCGCTCTCGCGCATCCGCGCCCGAAACGGCTTCCTGTTCATGGACACCTGCTACGCCGGCCAGGTGGCGGTCGATGCGCTCGCCTCTGTCGGCAACGAGACCGGGCGTTATCTTCTCACCGCCTCGACCTCGGTTCAGGAGGCGCTCGACAGCTATGACGACCGCAACGGGGTGTTCGCGGTCGCGGTGCGCAAGGCGCTGACGGGCAGGGCGGGGCGTGACGAGCGCGGTATCGTCTCGGCGCTTGCCCTCGGCGAGTACGTCTCCCGGCGTGTCGGCGTGCTCGCGCGCGAGAAGGGCCACGCCCGGGATGCCGTGTTCCGCACCGCTCAGCGTGACCTCAGGAGCTTTCCGATCGCCCGCGTCTCGCCCTGA